A genomic window from Streptomyces mirabilis includes:
- a CDS encoding VOC family protein, whose protein sequence is MTEARESAGPNGTTNARHAPGVPCWVSLMVHGMATTQEFYGGLFGWEFQPGPRQLGPYARALLDGHEVAGIGQMPPDRHLPIAWTPYFASEDVNHTAESVRHCGGTVGVGPLDAGEAGRLLIASDPTGAVFGVWQAAAHLGTALHGVHGTPAWIELVTRDTESVVKFYQGVFGHEPEPVVSADFDYMTLRIDGRPVAGIHGVGHGLPRDRGAHWLTYFEVADVDEAVAQATDLGGHLLKAAHDSPYGRVATVADPEGAVFSVIRTER, encoded by the coding sequence ATGACCGAGGCACGGGAGTCGGCCGGCCCGAACGGCACCACGAACGCTCGGCACGCACCCGGCGTGCCCTGCTGGGTGAGCCTGATGGTGCACGGGATGGCCACGACCCAGGAGTTCTACGGAGGGCTGTTCGGCTGGGAGTTCCAACCGGGCCCACGGCAGCTCGGCCCGTACGCGCGGGCCCTGCTCGACGGCCACGAGGTGGCGGGAATCGGCCAGATGCCACCCGACCGGCATCTGCCGATCGCCTGGACGCCGTACTTCGCCTCGGAGGACGTGAACCACACCGCCGAGTCGGTACGGCACTGCGGCGGCACCGTGGGCGTGGGTCCCCTGGACGCCGGAGAGGCCGGGCGGCTGCTGATCGCCTCGGACCCCACGGGCGCCGTCTTCGGGGTCTGGCAGGCGGCGGCCCATCTGGGCACGGCGCTCCACGGGGTGCACGGCACCCCCGCCTGGATCGAGTTGGTGACCCGCGACACCGAGAGCGTCGTCAAGTTCTACCAGGGGGTCTTCGGACACGAGCCGGAGCCGGTGGTCTCGGCCGACTTCGACTACATGACCCTGCGCATCGACGGCCGCCCGGTGGCAGGCATTCACGGCGTGGGCCACGGCCTGCCCCGCGACCGCGGCGCGCACTGGCTGACGTACTTCGAGGTCGCGGACGTGGACGAGGCCGTCGCCCAGGCCACCGACCTCGGCGGACACCTCCTCAAGGCGGCCCACGACTCGCCCTACGGACGGGTGGCCACGGTGGCGGACCCGGAGGGCGCGGTGTTCTCGGTGATCCGCACCGAGCGATGA
- a CDS encoding D-arabinono-1,4-lactone oxidase, whose amino-acid sequence MSTTVSGKSGTWRNWAGNVTARPVREVAPASVEELSAAVRKAADDGLRVKAVGTGHSFTAAAATDGVLIRPQLLTGIRNIDRGAGTVTVEAGTPLKRLNVALAREGLSLTNMGDIMEQTVSGATSTGTHGTGRDSASIAAQIKGLELVTADGSLLSCSEEENPDVFAAARVGIGALGIVTAITFSVEPIFLLTAREEPMTFDKVTADFDELFTENEHFEFYWFPHTGNCNTKRNNRSAGPERPIGQIAGWIEDEFLSNGVFQVANLVGRAAPTTIPTIAKISSRALSARTYTDIPYKVFTSPRRVRFVEMEYAVPREALVETLRELKTMVDRSSLRVSFPVEVRTAPADDIALSTASGRESAYIAVHMFRGTPYQAYFTAAERIFTAHEGRPHWGKVHTRDAEYFSKVYPRFGEFTALRDRLDPDRRFGNDYLRRVLGS is encoded by the coding sequence ATGAGCACCACAGTGAGCGGGAAGAGCGGCACGTGGCGTAACTGGGCGGGGAACGTCACCGCCCGTCCCGTACGGGAGGTCGCCCCCGCTTCGGTCGAGGAGCTCTCCGCGGCCGTACGCAAGGCGGCCGACGACGGTCTGAGGGTCAAGGCCGTCGGCACCGGGCACTCCTTCACCGCCGCCGCCGCGACCGACGGCGTGTTGATCCGCCCTCAACTGTTGACCGGCATCCGCAACATCGACCGCGGGGCCGGGACCGTCACCGTTGAGGCGGGCACCCCGCTCAAGCGTCTCAATGTGGCTCTCGCGCGCGAGGGGCTGTCGCTCACGAACATGGGCGACATCATGGAGCAGACGGTCTCGGGCGCGACCAGCACCGGAACGCACGGCACGGGCCGCGACTCGGCCTCGATCGCCGCGCAGATCAAGGGACTTGAGCTGGTCACCGCGGACGGTTCGCTCCTCAGCTGCTCCGAGGAGGAGAACCCCGATGTCTTCGCGGCGGCCCGGGTGGGCATCGGCGCCCTGGGGATCGTCACCGCGATCACCTTCTCCGTAGAGCCCATTTTTCTGCTCACGGCCCGCGAGGAGCCGATGACCTTCGACAAGGTCACCGCCGACTTCGACGAACTCTTCACCGAGAACGAGCACTTCGAGTTCTACTGGTTCCCGCACACCGGCAACTGCAACACCAAGCGCAACAACCGCAGCGCCGGCCCCGAGAGGCCGATCGGGCAGATCGCCGGCTGGATCGAGGACGAGTTCCTCTCCAACGGGGTCTTCCAGGTGGCCAATCTGGTCGGCCGCGCCGCGCCCACCACCATCCCGACGATCGCCAAGATCTCCAGCCGGGCCCTGTCCGCGCGGACCTACACCGACATTCCCTACAAGGTCTTCACCTCTCCGCGCCGGGTGCGCTTCGTGGAGATGGAGTACGCCGTTCCGCGCGAGGCGCTCGTCGAGACGCTGCGCGAGCTGAAGACGATGGTCGACCGCTCGTCCCTGCGGGTCAGCTTCCCCGTCGAGGTGCGCACGGCCCCCGCGGACGACATCGCGCTCTCCACCGCGTCCGGGCGGGAGAGCGCCTACATCGCCGTCCACATGTTCAGGGGTACGCCCTATCAGGCGTACTTCACCGCGGCCGAGCGGATCTTCACGGCGCACGAGGGCCGCCCGCACTGGGGCAAGGTGCACACCCGCGACGCGGAGTACTTCTCGAAGGTGTATCCGCGCTTCGGCGAGTTCACGGCGCTGCGGGACCGCCTTGACCCGGATCGCCGCTTTGGGAACGACTACCTGCGCCGGGTGCTGGGCTCGTAG
- a CDS encoding DUF3093 domain-containing protein, producing MQLSASPYEERLTAPRSWWAICFLIGIAMALVFLPFGTLPLLGALVGGTAVSAVVASAYGSIRIRVVGDSLIAGEAKIPVAALGDAEIMDQEEARAWRTYKADPRAFMLLRAYIPTALRVQVTDPADPTPYLYLSTREPERLIAALDAARATA from the coding sequence ATGCAGCTCTCCGCCTCCCCGTACGAAGAACGCCTCACCGCCCCCCGCAGCTGGTGGGCGATCTGCTTCCTGATCGGGATAGCGATGGCCCTGGTCTTCCTCCCCTTCGGCACGCTGCCGCTGCTGGGCGCGCTGGTCGGCGGCACCGCGGTCTCGGCCGTCGTGGCGAGTGCGTACGGGTCGATCCGCATCCGGGTCGTCGGTGACTCCCTGATCGCGGGCGAGGCGAAGATCCCGGTCGCGGCCCTGGGCGACGCGGAGATCATGGACCAGGAGGAGGCGCGCGCCTGGCGCACGTACAAGGCGGACCCGCGCGCCTTCATGCTCCTGCGGGCATACATCCCCACGGCCCTCCGCGTCCAGGTCACCGACCCGGCCGACCCCACGCCGTACCTGTACCTGTCGACGAGGGAGCCGGAGCGCCTGATCGCGGCACTCGATGCGGCTCGGGCCACGGCATAG
- a CDS encoding ferrochelatase, translating to MPDVLDASPYDALLLLSFGGPEGPDDVVPFLENVTRGRGIPKERLKEVGQHYFLFGGVSPINNQNRALLDALRKDFADHGLDLPVYWGNRNWAPYLTDTLREMVADGRRRVLVLATSAYASYSGCRQYREDLAGALAALEAEGLELPKIDKLRHYFNHPGFVEPMIEGVLQSLAELPEDVRAGAHLAFTTHSIPTAAADTSGPAEDHGDGGAYVKQHLDVAKLIADAVREETGIEHPWQLVYQSRSGAPHIPWLEPDICDHLEELHGAGVPAVVMAPIGFVSDHMEVLYDLDTEATAKAEELGLPVRRSATVGADPRFAAAIRDLVLERAATENGLQVTPCALGALGASHGLCPVGCCPARAPKPAAAGADSPYA from the coding sequence ATGCCAGATGTGCTCGACGCCTCCCCCTACGACGCCCTGCTCCTGCTCTCGTTCGGCGGCCCCGAGGGCCCGGACGACGTGGTTCCGTTCCTGGAGAACGTGACGCGGGGGAGAGGCATCCCCAAGGAACGGCTGAAGGAAGTGGGGCAGCACTACTTCCTGTTCGGCGGGGTCAGCCCGATCAACAACCAGAACCGTGCCCTGCTGGACGCCCTCCGCAAGGATTTCGCGGACCACGGCCTGGACCTGCCCGTGTACTGGGGCAACCGCAACTGGGCGCCGTACCTGACCGACACCCTGCGCGAGATGGTCGCCGACGGCCGCCGCCGCGTCCTCGTCCTCGCCACCAGCGCGTACGCCTCGTACTCGGGCTGCCGGCAGTACCGCGAGGACCTCGCCGGCGCCCTGGCGGCCCTCGAGGCCGAGGGTCTGGAGCTGCCGAAGATCGACAAACTGCGGCACTACTTCAACCACCCCGGCTTCGTGGAGCCCATGATCGAGGGCGTCCTGCAGTCCCTCGCCGAGCTCCCCGAGGACGTACGGGCGGGCGCGCACCTCGCCTTCACCACGCACTCCATCCCCACCGCCGCCGCCGACACCTCCGGCCCGGCCGAGGACCACGGCGACGGCGGCGCCTACGTCAAGCAGCACCTGGACGTGGCGAAGCTGATCGCCGACGCGGTGCGCGAGGAGACCGGGATCGAGCACCCCTGGCAGCTCGTGTACCAGTCGCGCTCCGGAGCCCCGCACATCCCGTGGCTCGAACCCGACATCTGCGACCACCTGGAGGAGCTGCACGGGGCCGGGGTACCGGCCGTCGTGATGGCCCCCATCGGGTTCGTCTCGGACCACATGGAGGTGCTGTACGACCTCGACACGGAGGCGACGGCCAAGGCGGAGGAGCTGGGTCTGCCCGTGCGCCGCTCGGCCACCGTGGGCGCCGACCCCCGCTTCGCCGCGGCGATCCGCGACCTCGTCCTGGAGCGCGCCGCGACGGAGAACGGGCTGCAGGTGACACCCTGCGCCCTGGGCGCGCTCGGCGCGAGCCACGGCCTGTGCCCTGTGGGCTGCTGCCCGGCCCGCGCCCCCAAGCCCGCCGCCGCGGGCGCCGACAGCCCGTACGCCTGA
- a CDS encoding thymidine kinase, which produces MPELVFFSGTMDCGKSTLALQIEHNRSARGLQGMIFTRDDRAGEGKLSSRLGLVTDAVEVADDQDLYAHLVHHLSQGGRADYVIADEAQFLAPGQIDQLARVVDDLGVDVFAFGITTDFRSKLFPGSQRLVELADRVEVLQVEALCWCGARATHNARTIGGEMVVEGAQVVVGDVNQAEDIGYEVLCRRHHRRRMTASTARAGALSPDVLPIASA; this is translated from the coding sequence ATGCCCGAGCTGGTGTTCTTCTCCGGAACGATGGACTGCGGGAAGTCGACGCTGGCTCTCCAGATCGAGCACAACCGCTCGGCCCGGGGCCTGCAGGGCATGATCTTCACGCGTGACGACCGCGCGGGGGAGGGCAAGCTCTCCTCGCGCCTCGGCCTGGTCACGGACGCCGTGGAGGTCGCGGACGACCAGGACCTGTACGCGCACCTCGTCCACCATCTCTCCCAGGGCGGCCGGGCGGACTACGTGATCGCGGACGAGGCGCAGTTCCTGGCCCCCGGCCAGATAGACCAACTGGCCCGGGTGGTCGACGACCTGGGGGTCGACGTCTTCGCGTTCGGCATCACCACCGACTTCCGCTCCAAGCTCTTCCCCGGCTCCCAGCGGCTCGTGGAGCTCGCCGACCGGGTCGAGGTCCTCCAGGTCGAGGCCCTGTGCTGGTGCGGCGCCCGTGCCACCCACAACGCCCGCACGATAGGCGGCGAAATGGTCGTCGAGGGCGCCCAGGTGGTCGTCGGCGACGTCAATCAGGCGGAGGACATCGGTTACGAGGTCCTGTGCCGTCGACACCACCGGCGCCGGATGACGGCGTCGACGGCCCGCGCGGGCGCCCTCTCGCCCGACGTACTGCCGATCGCCTCCGCCTGA
- a CDS encoding response regulator transcription factor — translation MRVLVVEDEQLLADAVATGLRREAMAVDVVYDGAAALERIGVNDYDVVVLDRDLPLVHGDDVCRKIVELGMPTRVLMLTASGDVSDRVEGLEIGADDYLPKPFAFSELTARVRALGRRTSVPLPPVLERAGIKLDPNRREVFRDGKEVQLAPKEFAVLEVLLRSEGAVVSAEQLLEKAWDENTDPFTNVVRVTVMTLRRKLGEPPVIVTVPGSGYRI, via the coding sequence GTGCGCGTACTCGTCGTCGAGGACGAGCAGCTGCTCGCCGATGCGGTGGCCACCGGACTGCGCCGGGAGGCCATGGCCGTCGACGTCGTGTACGACGGTGCGGCCGCCCTGGAGCGCATCGGCGTCAACGACTACGACGTGGTCGTCCTCGACCGCGACCTCCCGCTCGTGCACGGCGACGACGTCTGCCGCAAGATCGTCGAGCTCGGCATGCCCACGCGCGTGCTGATGCTCACCGCCTCCGGCGACGTCAGCGACCGTGTCGAGGGCCTGGAGATCGGCGCCGACGACTACCTCCCCAAGCCGTTCGCGTTCAGCGAGCTGACGGCACGCGTGCGTGCTCTCGGGCGTCGTACGAGCGTGCCGCTGCCGCCCGTCCTGGAGCGCGCCGGGATCAAGCTCGACCCCAACCGGCGCGAGGTCTTCCGCGACGGCAAGGAGGTCCAGCTCGCGCCCAAGGAGTTCGCCGTCCTGGAGGTGCTGCTGCGCAGCGAGGGCGCCGTCGTCTCCGCCGAGCAGCTCCTGGAGAAGGCCTGGGACGAGAACACGGACCCCTTCACCAACGTCGTCCGTGTCACTGTCATGACCTTGCGCCGCAAGCTCGGGGAACCCCCGGTCATCGTCACGGTGCCCGGCTCCGGCTACCGGATCTGA
- a CDS encoding MFS transporter — MPSPYRALFASPGSKGFSAAGFLGRMPLSMMGIGVVTMISQLTGRYGLAGALSATTALAAAVMGPQVSRMVDRHGQRRVLRPVTLFALAAAAGLLLAARFEWPDWALFLCAAGIGCVPSIGAMIRARWATLYGGTPQLHTAYSFESVVDEICFIFGPILSIGLSTVWFPEAGPLLAACFLAVGVFWLTSQRATEPVPHPREHHTSGSALRAAGLQVLVATFVATGAIFGAVDVVTVAFAEEQGHKGAASVVLALYAAGSCAAGAVFGLLHFKGAPERRWLLGICAMAVSMIPLLLVGNLPFLAVALFVAGLSIAPTMITTMSLIEQHVPRAKLTEGMTWVSTGLAVGVALGSSVAGWVIDAAGAKAGYGVPAVSGAVAVAVGFLGYRRLSRPVPQREGTHEHHSEREERHVA; from the coding sequence GTGCCCAGCCCGTACCGCGCCCTGTTCGCCTCCCCCGGCTCCAAGGGCTTCTCCGCCGCGGGCTTCCTCGGCCGGATGCCCCTGTCGATGATGGGCATCGGCGTGGTGACGATGATCTCCCAGCTCACCGGGCGCTACGGGCTCGCGGGCGCGCTGTCGGCGACCACGGCGCTCGCCGCCGCGGTGATGGGCCCACAGGTCTCCCGGATGGTGGACCGGCACGGCCAGCGGCGGGTGCTGCGCCCCGTCACCCTGTTCGCGCTCGCGGCGGCCGCCGGGCTGCTGCTGGCCGCGCGCTTCGAGTGGCCGGACTGGGCGCTGTTCCTCTGCGCGGCCGGGATCGGCTGCGTCCCGAGCATCGGCGCGATGATCCGGGCCCGCTGGGCGACCCTCTACGGAGGCACCCCGCAGTTGCACACCGCGTACTCGTTCGAGTCCGTGGTGGACGAGATCTGCTTCATCTTCGGGCCGATCCTCTCCATCGGCCTGTCCACGGTGTGGTTCCCGGAGGCCGGACCACTGCTCGCCGCCTGCTTCCTGGCGGTGGGCGTCTTCTGGCTGACCTCCCAGCGCGCGACCGAGCCCGTGCCGCACCCGCGTGAGCACCACACCAGCGGTTCGGCGCTGCGCGCGGCCGGACTCCAGGTCCTGGTGGCCACGTTCGTGGCGACCGGAGCCATCTTCGGGGCCGTGGACGTGGTCACCGTGGCCTTCGCGGAGGAACAGGGCCACAAGGGCGCCGCGAGCGTGGTCCTGGCCCTCTATGCGGCGGGTTCCTGCGCGGCGGGAGCCGTGTTCGGACTGCTGCACTTCAAGGGGGCGCCCGAACGTCGGTGGCTGCTGGGCATATGCGCCATGGCCGTGAGTATGATCCCCCTGCTACTGGTCGGAAACTTGCCGTTTCTGGCCGTGGCGCTGTTCGTTGCGGGCCTGTCCATCGCTCCCACGATGATCACGACGATGTCCCTCATCGAACAGCACGTACCACGCGCGAAACTGACCGAGGGCATGACCTGGGTGAGCACCGGACTCGCGGTCGGGGTCGCGCTCGGCTCCTCCGTTGCCGGCTGGGTGATCGACGCCGCCGGCGCGAAGGCCGGGTACGGGGTTCCGGCGGTGTCCGGAGCCGTCGCGGTCGCGGTCGGATTCCTCGGGTATCGCCGGCTGAGCAGGCCGGTTCCGCAGCGGGAGGGGACCCATGAGCACCACAGTGAGCGGGAAGAGCGGCACGTGGCGTAA
- the dut gene encoding dUTP diphosphatase, with protein MTREPRQELAVLIRRVDPDVPLPEYAQPGDAGADLRTTESRELKPGERAVLPTGVSIALPEGYAAFVHPRSGLAARCGVALVNAPGTVDAGYRGEIKVIVVNLDPRESVRFERFDRIAQLVVQQVEKVRFQEVAELPDSARAAGGFGSTGGHVAVGGTTGGNRYASVVSDREGQ; from the coding sequence GTGACCCGCGAGCCCCGTCAAGAACTCGCCGTGCTGATCCGCCGCGTCGACCCGGACGTACCGCTTCCCGAGTACGCGCAGCCCGGTGACGCGGGAGCCGATCTGCGGACCACCGAGAGTCGTGAACTGAAGCCGGGCGAGCGCGCCGTACTGCCCACGGGTGTGTCCATCGCGCTGCCCGAGGGGTACGCGGCCTTCGTGCACCCGCGTTCCGGGCTGGCCGCCCGCTGCGGTGTCGCCCTCGTGAATGCCCCGGGGACGGTTGATGCCGGGTACCGTGGGGAGATCAAGGTGATCGTGGTGAATCTCGACCCGCGCGAGTCGGTGCGGTTCGAGCGCTTCGACCGGATTGCTCAACTGGTCGTCCAGCAGGTCGAGAAGGTCCGCTTCCAGGAGGTCGCGGAACTCCCCGACTCGGCGCGGGCCGCAGGGGGCTTCGGGTCCACTGGCGGTCATGTCGCTGTGGGCGGCACAACGGGTGGGAATCGATACGCTTCGGTCGTATCCGACCGGGAAGGACAGTGA
- a CDS encoding PaaI family thioesterase has product MSRTSAALQPPADAAAPVRHPDAPAPGELLGAHYEECFGCGGEQSHGLHLEARAGEGVTVTAEFTVRPAHQGAPGLAHGGVLATALDETLGSLNWLLRTIAVTGRLETDFALPVPVDTVLYLEAEVTAVAGRKIYSTATGRIGGPDGPVAVRADALFVEVKVDHFIDNGRPAEIRAAMNEPDQIRRVRAFEVNP; this is encoded by the coding sequence GTGAGTCGTACTTCCGCAGCTCTGCAGCCTCCCGCCGACGCCGCCGCGCCGGTGCGGCACCCCGACGCGCCCGCCCCCGGCGAGCTCCTCGGCGCCCACTACGAAGAGTGCTTCGGGTGTGGCGGGGAGCAGTCGCACGGACTGCACCTGGAGGCTCGCGCGGGGGAGGGCGTCACCGTCACGGCGGAGTTCACGGTACGGCCCGCCCACCAGGGCGCCCCGGGGCTCGCGCACGGCGGGGTGCTCGCCACCGCGCTCGACGAGACGCTCGGCTCGCTGAACTGGCTGCTGCGCACCATCGCGGTCACCGGCCGCCTGGAGACCGACTTCGCCCTGCCTGTTCCCGTGGACACGGTGCTGTACCTGGAGGCCGAGGTCACGGCGGTGGCCGGCCGCAAGATCTACTCGACCGCCACTGGTCGGATCGGTGGCCCGGACGGCCCCGTCGCCGTTCGCGCGGACGCCCTCTTCGTCGAGGTCAAGGTCGACCACTTCATCGACAACGGCCGCCCGGCGGAGATCCGGGCCGCCATGAACGAACCGGACCAGATCCGCCGTGTCCGTGCCTTCGAGGTGAACCCGTGA
- a CDS encoding DUF4193 domain-containing protein, with protein MATDYDTPRKTDDDVDSDSLEELKARRNDKSTSSVDVDEFEAAEGLELPGADLSNEELAVRVLPKQQDEFTCMSCFLVHHRSQLAREKNGQPICRDCD; from the coding sequence ATGGCAACGGATTACGACACCCCACGCAAGACCGACGACGACGTCGACTCGGACAGCCTTGAAGAACTGAAGGCTCGCCGGAACGACAAGTCGACGTCGTCGGTCGACGTAGACGAGTTCGAGGCCGCAGAAGGCCTGGAGCTGCCCGGAGCCGACCTCTCGAACGAGGAGCTGGCCGTCCGGGTGCTGCCCAAGCAGCAGGACGAGTTCACTTGCATGAGCTGCTTCCTGGTGCACCACCGCAGCCAGCTGGCCCGCGAGAAGAACGGTCAGCCGATCTGCCGCGACTGCGACTGA
- a CDS encoding inositol monophosphatase family protein, producing MIEPLHTELLQLAHDAARRAGELLRDGRPADLTVAATKSSPIDVVTEMDIAAEKLITDLISQHRPHDGFLGEEGASSEGTSGIRWVVDPLDGTVNYLYGLPTWAVSIAAEQNGETVVGVVAAPMRGETYSAVRGRGARATGAWVGERRLACRPSPPLDQALVSTGFNYVTGVKVHQAEVAHRLIPLLRDIRRSGSAAVDLCDVAAGRLDGYYERGLHPWDLAAGDLIAREAGALTGGRPGERPGGDLAVAASPGVFEPLQRLLEEFGAWHD from the coding sequence GTGATCGAGCCCTTGCACACCGAACTGCTCCAGCTCGCCCACGACGCCGCCCGCCGCGCCGGTGAGCTGCTGCGGGACGGCCGCCCGGCGGACCTCACGGTCGCCGCCACCAAGTCCAGCCCGATCGACGTCGTCACCGAGATGGACATCGCCGCCGAGAAGCTGATCACCGACCTGATCTCCCAGCACCGCCCCCACGACGGCTTCCTCGGCGAGGAGGGCGCCTCCAGCGAGGGCACCAGCGGCATCCGCTGGGTCGTCGACCCGCTCGACGGCACGGTGAACTACCTCTACGGGCTGCCGACCTGGGCGGTGTCCATCGCGGCCGAACAGAACGGCGAGACCGTCGTCGGTGTCGTCGCGGCACCGATGCGCGGCGAGACCTACAGCGCCGTGCGAGGCAGGGGCGCCCGGGCCACCGGGGCCTGGGTCGGCGAGCGCCGGCTGGCCTGCCGCCCGTCGCCGCCCCTGGACCAGGCCCTGGTCTCGACCGGTTTCAACTACGTGACCGGGGTCAAGGTCCACCAGGCCGAGGTCGCCCACCGGCTGATCCCCCTCCTGCGCGACATCCGGCGCAGCGGTTCGGCGGCCGTCGACCTGTGCGACGTCGCCGCGGGCCGCCTCGACGGCTACTACGAGCGCGGTCTGCACCCCTGGGACCTCGCGGCGGGCGACCTGATCGCCCGTGAGGCGGGCGCCCTGACCGGTGGACGCCCCGGAGAGCGCCCCGGAGGCGATCTGGCGGTCGCGGCCTCCCCGGGCGTCTTCGAGCCCCTCCAGCGGCTTCTGGAGGAGTTCGGCGCCTGGCACGACTGA
- a CDS encoding sulfurtransferase: MNAIISASELASDLVGPNPPVVLDIRWQLSTATAAGAAPFDGRAAYAAGHIPGAVFVDLDAELAGEPGEGGRHPLPDLEVFGEAMRAAGVSEDRDVVVYDGGVGWAAARAWWLLGWTGHPSVRVLDGGLAVWSGPVSSEVPEPARGTFEPVAGARPLLDADGAAALARTGLLLDARAGERYRGEVEPIDPVGGHIPGAVSAPTTENVTETGELRPSSELAERFKSLGVTGTSEVGVYCGSGVSAAHEVLALAVAGIPAALYVGSWSEWSRDGGRPIAVGPDPQ, from the coding sequence ATGAACGCCATCATCTCCGCATCCGAACTCGCGAGCGACCTGGTGGGACCGAACCCGCCGGTCGTGCTCGACATCCGCTGGCAGCTCTCCACGGCGACGGCCGCCGGGGCCGCCCCCTTCGACGGCCGAGCCGCCTACGCGGCAGGGCACATCCCCGGCGCGGTCTTCGTCGACCTGGACGCCGAACTGGCCGGGGAGCCGGGCGAGGGCGGCCGCCATCCGCTGCCCGACCTGGAGGTCTTCGGCGAGGCGATGCGGGCCGCCGGGGTGTCCGAGGACCGGGATGTCGTCGTGTACGACGGGGGCGTGGGGTGGGCCGCCGCGCGGGCCTGGTGGCTGCTGGGCTGGACGGGGCATCCGTCGGTGCGCGTGCTTGACGGCGGGCTGGCCGTCTGGAGCGGGCCGGTGTCCTCGGAGGTCCCCGAGCCCGCCCGCGGAACCTTCGAGCCGGTCGCGGGCGCCCGGCCGCTGCTGGACGCGGACGGGGCCGCCGCGCTCGCCCGTACGGGGCTGCTGCTCGACGCCCGGGCCGGTGAGCGCTATCGGGGCGAGGTCGAGCCGATCGACCCCGTGGGCGGGCACATCCCGGGCGCGGTCTCGGCGCCGACCACGGAGAACGTCACGGAGACCGGCGAGTTGCGGCCATCGAGCGAGCTCGCGGAGCGCTTCAAGTCCCTCGGTGTGACCGGCACTTCGGAGGTCGGCGTCTACTGCGGCTCGGGCGTGTCCGCCGCCCACGAGGTACTGGCGCTCGCCGTCGCGGGCATCCCGGCCGCGCTGTATGTGGGTTCCTGGTCGGAGTGGTCGCGGGACGGCGGCCGTCCGATCGCGGTGGGCCCCGACCCCCAGTAA
- the sepH gene encoding septation protein SepH, with translation MPELRVVAVSNDGTRLVLKAADSTEYTLPIDERLRAAVRGDRPRLGQIEIEVESHLRPRDIQARIRAGASAEEVAQLAGIPVDRVRRFEGPVLAERAFMAERARKTPVRRPGENAGPQLGEAVQERLLIRGAEKDTVQWDSWRRDDGTWEVLLVYRVAGEPHSASWTYDPPRRLVQAVDDEARSLIGESDDLAAPEPSFPFVPRIARLPRDRPLDRALDRQMERPSLPGPSPEPIEESVSDRDSLTSLLEAVPSFRGDMVVPERPATAELPATEEPPTEPEAEEPPAPAASAGAGSAYADVLMPRSVGSHRDRLVGATDRQAEADGVRPGRRAAVPSWDEIVFGTRRKKQD, from the coding sequence ATGCCCGAACTGCGTGTCGTGGCCGTCTCTAACGACGGCACACGGCTGGTGCTGAAGGCTGCGGACAGCACGGAGTACACGCTTCCGATTGACGAGCGTCTGCGCGCCGCTGTTCGCGGCGACCGTCCCCGCCTCGGCCAGATCGAGATCGAGGTGGAGAGCCATCTCCGCCCCCGAGACATCCAGGCACGGATACGTGCCGGCGCCTCCGCGGAGGAAGTCGCCCAGCTCGCGGGAATCCCCGTCGACCGGGTGCGTCGCTTCGAGGGCCCCGTGCTCGCCGAGCGTGCGTTCATGGCCGAGCGGGCCCGGAAGACTCCTGTCCGCCGCCCCGGTGAGAACGCCGGACCCCAACTCGGTGAGGCCGTCCAGGAACGGCTGCTGATCCGGGGCGCGGAGAAGGACACCGTCCAGTGGGACTCGTGGCGTCGTGACGACGGCACGTGGGAAGTGCTGTTGGTCTACCGGGTCGCGGGCGAGCCGCACTCGGCGAGCTGGACGTACGACCCGCCCCGGCGGCTCGTCCAGGCCGTCGACGACGAGGCGCGCTCGCTGATCGGCGAGTCCGACGACCTCGCGGCGCCCGAGCCGAGCTTCCCGTTCGTCCCGCGTATCGCACGGCTACCGCGCGACCGCCCGCTGGACCGTGCCCTGGACCGGCAGATGGAGCGCCCGAGCCTGCCCGGACCCTCTCCCGAGCCGATCGAGGAGAGTGTGAGCGACCGCGACTCGCTCACCAGCCTCCTGGAAGCGGTGCCCAGTTTCCGGGGCGACATGGTGGTGCCCGAGCGGCCCGCCACCGCGGAGCTCCCGGCGACGGAGGAGCCACCCACCGAGCCCGAGGCGGAGGAGCCCCCGGCCCCCGCGGCCTCGGCCGGTGCCGGGTCCGCCTACGCGGACGTGCTCATGCCGCGCTCGGTCGGCAGCCACCGCGACCGTCTCGTCGGCGCGACCGACCGCCAGGCCGAGGCCGACGGCGTCCGCCCGGGCCGCAGAGCGGCGGTCCCGAGCTGGGACGAGATCGTCTTCGGGACGCGACGAAAGAAGCAGGACTAG